The following proteins come from a genomic window of Terriglobia bacterium:
- a CDS encoding aldehyde dehydrogenase family protein, whose product MDRRALIVGGLDVVTAASIEVWSPFDGAPVAAVSRAGSAELESALDAAVRGFAAVRALPAWRRSEMLHEVARRLAAEKERFGRTIALEAGKPIAQARSEVDRSILTFRTAAEEAVRIGGEVLPLDLLPGNDGRFAMWRRFPVGPLACITPFNFPLNLVAHKVAPAIAAGCSFVLKPASQTPSSALDLARLMLEAGVPAEAVSVVPMGGTEAGPLVEDPRIRALSFTGSPSVGWDLRRRAGRKKVVLELGGNAGLVVDRSADLDLAASRAVVGGFFQAGQSCISVQRIGVHEDVFDPFLERLLSGVRGLVLGDPLDERTTVGPVISLGDAERIEAWVREAVDGGARILAGGGRHGTLVEPTVLTGTRPEMSVCAKEVFGPVVAVERFRSIEDAIAEVDRSDYGLQAGIFTRDLGAAMAAWERIEVGAVVVNDVPTYRLDPMPYGGVKGSGAGREGPRFAIEDCTEMRLLVINPVPPEG is encoded by the coding sequence GTGGACCGACGTGCACTGATCGTGGGAGGGCTCGACGTCGTCACGGCGGCGTCGATCGAAGTGTGGAGCCCGTTCGACGGAGCGCCGGTCGCGGCGGTATCGCGCGCGGGCTCCGCCGAGCTCGAATCCGCGCTCGACGCCGCGGTCCGCGGCTTCGCGGCGGTCCGCGCTCTTCCCGCGTGGCGGCGGTCCGAGATGCTCCACGAGGTCGCGCGGCGCCTCGCCGCCGAGAAGGAGCGTTTCGGGCGCACCATCGCGCTCGAGGCGGGCAAGCCGATCGCCCAGGCCCGCTCGGAGGTCGACCGCTCGATCCTCACCTTCCGCACCGCCGCGGAGGAGGCGGTTCGGATCGGCGGGGAGGTCCTGCCGCTCGACCTCCTCCCGGGCAACGACGGCCGGTTCGCGATGTGGCGGCGCTTCCCGGTCGGGCCCCTGGCCTGCATCACCCCGTTCAACTTCCCGCTCAATCTCGTCGCGCACAAGGTCGCGCCGGCGATCGCGGCGGGGTGCTCCTTCGTGCTCAAGCCGGCGTCCCAGACCCCGTCGTCGGCGCTGGATCTCGCCCGCCTGATGCTCGAGGCGGGCGTGCCGGCCGAGGCGGTGTCCGTGGTCCCCATGGGAGGCACCGAGGCGGGGCCGCTGGTCGAGGATCCCAGGATTCGGGCGCTCTCGTTCACCGGCTCCCCTTCGGTCGGGTGGGACCTGAGGCGCCGCGCCGGCCGCAAGAAGGTCGTGCTGGAGCTGGGCGGGAACGCCGGTCTCGTGGTGGATCGCTCGGCGGATCTCGATCTCGCCGCGTCGCGGGCCGTCGTTGGCGGCTTCTTCCAGGCCGGGCAGAGCTGCATCTCGGTCCAGCGGATCGGCGTCCACGAGGACGTGTTCGATCCGTTCCTCGAGCGGCTCCTCTCCGGCGTGCGAGGACTCGTCCTGGGCGACCCGCTCGACGAGCGGACCACGGTGGGCCCGGTGATCTCCCTCGGGGACGCGGAGCGCATCGAGGCTTGGGTGCGGGAGGCGGTGGACGGCGGCGCACGGATCCTGGCGGGAGGCGGCCGTCACGGGACGCTCGTCGAGCCCACGGTTCTCACCGGGACTCGGCCCGAGATGAGCGTCTGCGCGAAGGAGGTGTTCGGCCCGGTCGTCGCCGTGGAGCGATTCCGGTCCATCGAGGACGCGATCGCCGAAGTCGATCGCTCCGATTACGGGCTCCAAGCGGGGATCTTCACCCGCGACCTCGGCGCCGCGATGGCGGCCTGGGAGAGGATCGAGGTCGGCGCGGTCGTGGTCAACGACGTTCCGACCTATCGCCTCGACCCGATGCCCTACGGCGGCGTCAAGGGCTCGGGGGCCGGCCGCGAGGGGCCTCGCTTCGCGATCGAGGACTGCACCGAGATGCGCCTGCTCGTGATCAACCCGGTTCCGCCCGAGGGGTGA